A stretch of Chionomys nivalis chromosome 2, mChiNiv1.1, whole genome shotgun sequence DNA encodes these proteins:
- the Ankrd27 gene encoding ankyrin repeat domain-containing protein 27 isoform X1, with the protein MALYDEDLLKNPFYLALQKWRPDLCSKVAQIHGIVLVPCRGSLPSSVQSSCQFESYVLVPTEGHFQTLDGKGVLIEGNRIKLGAGFACLLSVPILFEETFYNEKEESFSLLCIAHPLEKRETSEEPSAPSDPFSLKTIEDVREFLGRHSERFDKNIASFHRAFRDCERKSLRHHIDSVNALYTKCLQQLLRDSHLKVLAKQESQMNLMKQAVEIYVHHDLYDLIFKYVGTMEASEDAAFNKITRSLQDLQQKDIGVKPEFSFNIPRAKRELGQLNKCTSPQQKLLCLRKVVQLMTQSPSQRVNLETMCADDLLSVLLYLLVKTEIPNWVANLSYIKNFRFSSSAKDELGYCLTSVEAAIEYIRQGSLSMKPPDSEGVGDRLFLKQRMNVLSQMTSTPIDCLFKHIASGNQKEVERLLSQDDQDKDTMQKMCHPLCSCEDCEKLVSGRLNDPSVVTPFSRDDRGQTPLHVAALCGQASLIDFLVSKGAIVNATDYHGSTPLHLACQKGFQSVTLLLLHHKASAEVQDNNGNTPLHLACTYGHEDCVKALVYYDVEACRMDIGNEKGDTALHVAARWGYQSIIETLLQNGAPTEIQNRLKETPLKCALNSKILSIMEAHQLSSERRPRPSEVPALSPTCSVDSISQGSSTSSFSSISASFRQEEVRQDYREVEKLLRAVADGDLEMVRYLLEWTEDDLDDGDEAVSSVDLEFCHPLCQCPKCAPVQKKLARIPASGLGVNVTNQDGCSPLHMAALHGRTDLVPLLLKHGAYSGARNTSQAVPLHLACQQGHFQVVKCLLDSNAKPNKKDLSGNTPLIYACSGGHHEVAALLLQHGAAINASNNKGNTALHEAVLGRHALVVELLLFHGASVDILNKRQYTAVDCAEQDSKIMELLQVVPSCVASLNNVTETDHKECVTVKIRKKWNPKMYNLPEEPFRRQFCLVNSGARLQARTSRETLGRDTSVPDLSGGSLQEPEKQRVTEIQNDSSDQNRGRASEEKNKEIPERPVPRHAPGHRRMVRRHTVNEAAILQLPEVTGHLTTQEGGVSQS; encoded by the exons GGTGTCCTCATTGAAGGAAACAGGATTAAGTTAGGAGCTGGTTTTGCTTGTCTTCTCTCTGTGCCCATCCTCTTTGAAGAGACTTTTTATAACGAAAAGGAAGAGAGCTTCAGCCTTCTCTGCATCGCTCATCCCttggagaagagagagacttCAG AGGAACCCTCCGCACCTTCAGATCCTTTTTCCCTGAAGACCATTGAAGATGTGAGGGAATTTCTGGGAAGACACTCGGAGAGATTTGACAAGAACATCGCGTCTTTCCACCGGGCATTCCGAGACTGTGAAAGAAAGAGCCTCCGCCACCACATC GACTCCGTCAATGCGCTCTACACCAAATGCCTCCAGCAGCTTCTCAGAGACTCTCACCTG AAGGTTCTTGCGAAGCAGGAGTCCCAGATGAACCTGATGAAGCAGGCAgtagag ATCTACGTCCATCACGATCTTTACGACCTGATCTTTAAATACGTGGGGACCATGGAGGCGAGCGAG GATGCCGCCTTTAACAAAATCACCAGAAGCCTTCAAGATCTTCAGCAGAAAGACATCGGGGTGAAACCTGAGTTCAG CTTTAACATCCCTCGTGCAAAGAGAGAGCTGGGGCAGCTGAACAAGTGCACGTCCCCACAGCAGAAGCTGCTGTGCCTGCGGAAGGTGGTACAGCTCATGACACAGTCTCCCAGCCAGAGAG TGAATTTGGAGACCATGTGTGCTGATGACCTTCTCTCTGTCCTGTTGTATCTGCTTGTGAAAACAGAGATTCCTAACTG GGTGGCAAATTTGAGTTACATCAAAAACTTCAGATTTAGCAGCTCGGCCAAAGATGAGCTGGGATACTGCCTGACCTCAGTCGAGGCTGCCATCGAATACATCCGGCAAGGAAGTCTCTCTATGAAGCCACCT GACTCCGAGGGAGTTGGTGACAGACTGTTTCTCAAGCAGAGGATGAACGTACTGTCCCAGATGACATCAACACCCATCGACTGCCTGTTTAAG CACATTGCGTCTGGTAACCAGAAGGAGGTGGAAAGACTTCTGAGCCAAGATGACCAGGACAAAGACACCATGCAAAAGATGTGCCACCCGCTTTGCTCCTGCGAGGACTGTGAGAAGCTTGTCTCTGG gaggttgaATGACCCATCGGTTGTCACTCCTTTCTCCAGAGATGACCGGGGTCAAACACCCCTCCATGTGGCTGCCCTCTGTG GTCAGGCATCCCTCATTGACTTCCTGGTCTCCAAAGGTGCCATAGTGAACGCCACCGACTATCATGGGTCCACTCCCCTCCATCTGGCATGTCAGAAAGGCTTCCAAAGTGTGACG ctgctgctgctaCACCACAAGGCCAGCGCGGAGGTGCAGGACAACAATGGCAACACCCCGCTGCACCTGGCCTGCACCTACGGGCACGAGGAT TGTGTGAAGGCTCTGGTCTACTATGATGTCGAGGCCTGCAGAATGGACATTGGAAACGAGAAAGGAGACACAGCCCTGCACGTTGCTGCACGCTGGGGTTACCAGAGCATCATAGAGACGCTGCTGCAGAATGGAGCCCCCACAGAGATCCAGAACAGACTGAAAGAAACGCCACTCAAGTGTGCTCTGAACTCAAAG ATTCTGTCTATCATGGAAGCCCATCAGCTGTCCTCTGAACGGAGGCCAAGGCCCTCTGAG GTCCCTGCACTGTCCCCTACATGCTCTGTGGATTCCATCAGCCAGGGCTCCTCCACTTCCAGCTTTTCTTCCATCTCGGCGAGCTTCAGGCAGGAAGAAGTCAGACAGGACTACAGGGAG GTAGAAAAGCTTCTAAGAGCGGTTGCTGATGGAGATCTCGAAATG GTTCGCTACCTTTTGGAGTGGACAGAGGATGACCTGGACGATGGGGATGAGGCCGTCAGCTCAGTGGATCTAGAATTCTGTCACCCCTTATGCCAGTGCCCCAAGTGTGCTCCAGTCCAGAAG AAACTGGCAAGGATTCCTGCCAGTGGCCTTGGTGTCAATGTGACCAACCAGGACGGCTGCTCTCCCCTGCATATGGCCGCCTTGCATGGCCGGACGGACCTTGTCCCCCTCCTGCTGAAGCACGGTGCCTACTCTGGTGCCAGAAACACAAGCCAAGCTGTGCCGCTCCACCTGGCCTGCCAGCAGGGCCACTTCCAG GTGGTAAAATGCCTCTTAGACTCCAATGCAAAACCTAATAAAAAGGACCTCAGCGGGAACACGCCCCTCATTTATGCCTGCTCTGGTGGCCACCATGAAGTCGCTGCACTCTTGCTGCAG CACGGGGCCGCCATCAATGCTTCCAACAACAAAGGCAACACAGCCCTGCACGAGGCTGTGCTGGGAAGGCATGCCTTGGTGGTGGAGCTACTTCTGTTCCACGGAGCATCTGTTGACATCCTGAACAAGAGGCAGTACACGGCCGTGGACTGTGCAGAACAG GATTCAAAAATAATGGAGTTGCTGCAGGTAGTGCCAAGTTGTGTTGCGTCCTTAAACAATGTCACTGAGACAGACCACAAGGAATGTGTGACTGTtaagatcagaaaaaaat GGAATCCCAAAATGTACAACCTGCCAGAAGAGCCTTTTAGGAGACAGTTTTGCCTCGTTAACTCTGGGGCGCGGCTCCA GGCAAGAACTTCAAGGGAAACTCTGGGCAGGGATACAAGTGTGCCTGATCTTTCTGGAGGTTCTCTGCAGGAG ccAGAGAAGCAAAGAGTCACGGAAATTCAGAATGACTCATCAGACCAGAACAGAGGCCGGGCTTCTGAGGAAAAAAACAAGGAGATCCCAGAGAGGCCTGTACCAAGGCATGCTCCTGGACACAGGCGGATGGTCCGCCGGCATACGGTCAATGAAGCAGCCATACTCCAGCTCCCAGAGGTGACTGGCCACCTGACCACCCAAGAGGGTGGTGTTTCTCAATCTTAG